cccattctgaagaagagaagcatgTATGAAGTTATGCTTCAGCGCTCGCTGTCCACGGCCTCATTATTGGAGCAAGCCACCGCAGCTGTGAAGGCCCAGAAGACCCGAGGAATCCTCCAGCTCCACCTCGGTCGTTCGTCAACAGACTACTTCGCCTGCCCATTTGCATCATATCGATTGGGTGGAGAAAAAAGTAGCGTCGCTCCCTCGGTAAAATCATCTAGAATCATTTCCTCCAGTTTTGAGCAAAAGCATGTTCATTTCAATGAGCAAGTTGAGCAGTGCATAGCTGTTGAAGCTAAGTATGATAAAGATATGGTCGATGACCACTACGGTTTTGATAGTGACTTGGATGACGGGGTTATGATAAAGCGAGTCAAAACCAAGAAGAGGCCAATATCCCGACACAAGACTTTGAAGTCAAAGCCAGCAGCTGAAGGAAAAACAATTGCGATGCTGCCTTCCACTACCCTCAAATACCGCGAAAACACTCCCGAGCCGCGACAGACTGCCATGAAGCACTCTCGAAGCCCGCTCAAGTCCCCTTACTATTCAAAAGAGACCCTGCGATCTGCCAAGAAGTCAGGCAGGTCCGTTTTTGGGGAGGAAGATAATGATGGCAGCCTCGACAATGCATTGTTGAGCCCCCGTTCAGGGCGGGCGTCGCCCCCCAATGCGGATACCAATGGCGATCTAAGCAGGTCTATTTCACAGGACAGCCTTTGTAAGGAGCCTCCAGGTATGCGACGCACCCCGTCTGGTATGTTTATGCCTTATCTAGAAAGTGAAATACAATCCGGGGATTGCGTATTTGGCCGCGTTATTGACACGGTCAACACTGCTCGCGATATCGCCCACGTTATCTGGAACGTTGGCTGGAAGAAGTAATAATTGTACAGGCATTCAACTTGCATTTAGCGGCGCAATTGGCATTTGAACAAGGTCCCAAGCTTGTGACCCATATATTGTGTGTTGAAACGACGCCATCACAATATCAACAGAAGAGAATCTATATAGGAATCTCCGAGAGTAGTTGACATTGACCTGTCATACTACCGCAACCGTCATAACCCAAGGGATAGCATGTGCCGTCGTCACAACGTCATGCTGGAAAGTGGCACCGGATTCGCGTTTCTATCTTTCATACATGGGCACAAAAGCGTAAGACATCGGAAGGGCCCGTTTTTTAGTGTGTTTTGCCGGTTTTTTATCTTCTATGCTTCATACGGGTGTCTGAACACGCAGGTTGAGGGGAAAATCGGTAGTTTAAATCTTCTTGTAATAACAGATTAATTGTTGATTATTGTGGAGGGTAAGGAAGtgactggctttatgatgggcgtgATATCAAGCGGTATAGTGGTTACCAGCTCGGAGAGGCGTGGACGGCCAAAATCAgtccagcctggaaaccgggaaCGGGTTGCAGCGATTCAAGCGATCAATGCAGAAGGTCAGGCAATCGACCCCTTCATCGTGGTTGCAGGCCAATATCCCCTTGCCAATtggtaccgagaaagcaacctcccggCCACTTGGGCTATTGCTACgacccaaaatggctggacagataaTGAGACaggtcttgagtggctaaagcactttaatcGATGTACAACTAACCGATCAACTGGTCCATATCGTCTTCTAATCCTTGATGGTCACGAAAGCCACCATTCTGCCGACTTCCAGGTATATTGTGAGGAGAACAATATCatcacgctctgtatgccACCTCATTCTTCCCACCTGCTTCATCCCCTTGATTTCGGGTGCTTGGGCCGCTGAGAAAGGCATAcggtcgagaaatagagcaaCTGATCAGAAGGTCTATAACCCATATTTCCAAGACTGAGTTCTTCCTGGCCTTTTATGCCGCTTTTCAAGCTACTATAACTAAAGAAAACATTAAGGGAGGTTTTAaaggagctgggcttgttCCTTTTGACCCAGAATATGCGATCTCAAAGCTTGctgtgcagctacggacgCCAACGcctgttgaggaggaggcccAACAAGCTCAATCTTGGACTTCAAGGACCCCAAGAGCAGTTCTTGAGGCTGgatctcagtctgaataccttcAGAGgcgaatcagaagacatcacagtagctccccagagtcaattcttgaagctttgagatcCCTTGAGAAAGGCACTACGGTAGTTATGTATAAGGTTGCCTTACTTGCAGCTGAGAACCGAGAACTTCGAcaggcaaatgagatacttaGCCGGCGGCACAGGGCAAAAAGGACACGCCTGCAGAATAGAGGGAGTATGACTATACAGGAAGGTCAGGATctaattgatcagatggatgtagatatgcaggtagtggccgaatcatggagaagtggtggtcaaggaagtTCAGCGCGACCAAGGGTTCGGCGCTGTGGGACTTGCGGCAAGActgggcataatgcaagaacgTGCCAGGAGGGTATTGAGGCCTCTGGAGATGGGGATAGTAACTAGAAttaattgatcagatgaTTTGTTATGTTTTTATTGTgatttatttttaaaaggTTAAGATTTTTCGTGCATGCACTTGTCTGGTGCACGCGCTTATCGTGTACGTTATACCTTTTAGAATTTATGCTAAATTACACTTAATTAGTTAAGGGTAAAGGCATTTAAAAGGGTATAAAGTCTTAAATTAAAGTAAGTAATAGTATTAAGGgatattaatactagctaGACGAAACAGCTGTCATGTCTATCCCCATTACGGGTCTGATGTAGAACCATGTTGACGGATCCTTGTACGAGCGTATCAGAAACCCAAAAGAGGTGCAGTTCTAATTCATTTTTATTCCATAACTCGCCCATAGAGCTCCCCTGTTTAGGGGGTAGGTTACGGGATGGTACGGCCGATCGGATCCGCGGATCCGCCATGGTATAAGTTATCCCTTTGACTGGCGTAAGGCAACACCTAGGTCACGAGCAGGGATTCCAACCAATCATAGAgtcacaagctcaaggtaCGTAAAGCCCCGCCTAATTTAAGTGATACCAGAAGTCCCAACATTTTCCAGAGGTGCAAAGAAATACCTGGCATTGCTTACAGCCATACCGGGATTTCCGTATTTCCCCTCTGTTTCCGCTGGTTGCGGATAAAGGTTTTTGCTTCGACTGTATCTCCCTAAGCCGCATCCCTTTGCAAGGCTTGCAAGCAACAGGACTTTTATTACGGAGCCATTCATGTTGCGATGTAGGCGTAAACTCATCCCCAGTCCGAAATCTCTGTCTCGACTGACTACTAGGCTCATACTTTGCAACAAGGTCATTAACAAGACGCTGCCGCCACTCCGCTTGAGACTTCTCTGGCTTCCACCGTGAGTTTCCTCGTTGCTGCAgaatgaagctgttgatcAGGGCTATTTCTGGCAGGAAGTCCCAAGCTAGGGCCCTCCAGCCGCCCCGACGAACACGGCGATAAAGGCCCTAGTAGGCTCGCATTTGATCGCCACGGTCTACGGCATCCATTTCGTCGTTGTAAGTGGCAGCGATAGACGGAATTGAAATCACTTTGACTAGCTCCTCACCGGAAAACTCCTGCATTGGCCGTGCTGCAGGTTGGTCTGTTGTTGGTCGTTTCCTTACGCGGTCAATCCGTTCATTGCCTGTAAATACGGTGGATAAAAACAACACAAGGGCATTGTCTTTCCAAGCGATCTGGTTGACCTATCCAAAGTCGAATCAGTAAGACTCATCTATAAAAGTTTGTCTCCTTGACTGACTATATTATCGGCTGTTGGGTTTGCTTTAAGGCAGTTAAAAGGAATACTACCAGCAGCAGTATTATCACCAgctttgagcttggcgagcaGCCTGTAAAGACCACAGTTCCGGCGGGCTGTGCCTGTGGCTCCGTGCCCAAGCTGACGTAGCCGGCGGAAAaggctggaagaagagaatagGTTGTCGAGAAACACGTGGTATCTGGCTTCCGGCAGCAGATTCACTAGGGCGACAACCACAGCTTGGGTCGGGTTTAGGTAAACAGTACTCTGTGGCTCTCGAAGCCGCCGTTGCTGCCGTTGGCGACGTAGTTGTGAAGGCAGACGCCGGTAGGTGTGTCTGATACCTGCAGGCCCGAACTTCCGGCCCGGCCTGTGCCAGAGCCACCGCAAGAAATAACCGCGTTGAGCTACAACTCAGACTTTAAAGCCTGTGGGAATGGGTTTAGATGGGACGGTTGTCGTTTCCAAGGATCTTCCTAGGAAGCGgaccatacactcatctatAGCAATAGCTGTGACTGGTTTGAAGAAAGTAGTGGATATGTGTTGTATGTGATTAGACCAGTCATCCACCCGGCTGAATGTCCGGCTATAGAAGCTATCCCCAGTAGCTACGAATATTGTTGTGTGGTCAAAGAGACGTAGAACTTGTGATAATAGCTGAAATCGGCGAAGATACATCCCCTTTACAATTGGATGACTTGGCTGTTGCTTCCCTAGCTGTGACGTTCTCCAGTAGTCTTCTATCCGGGGTTCCTTGTGTATTCGCATATAGATCAAGATCGCAATCCATACAAAGATTTCTGCAACAGAGGTTGGCTTCTAATCGAGAAGCCACGACTGTGGCTGTTGTTCATCACTGCAGCTATTTGTAAGCATCTCAAGCCGATCACTAGCCCAGCTATTCGTATAGCAAACCCAGCTTTCTACTAGCCAAACGGGGAGAAACTGCTGGAATAGCAGCAGTGGCTCTGGGGTAAAGCCTCTATCCGAAAGGACCGATCTGGAAGATGAACGGGCTCGAAGTTGTAGCCACGGTCAGGAACTGGGTTATTGACTGGCCGGCATGTGTTATCCGTCGGCTGCTCACGGCGGCTATGGTCGACTCGAATGAAGCTATTGTCATCATACACGTTGGCTGCTTGGCTAGAGAGTTGTTCGATATCCATGACAGCTTATTGAATGGGTTGTATGACGATTTCAGCGGGGTCAGTTTCGCTGACGCTTGAAGTCACTACCATGTACCCCTGGTTGCGTGGGGGCTGTGTGGGGCTCAGTACGGAGGTGTTGCCTTAGGCCAGTCAAAGGGATAATCACCTACAACTGCAAGGCTAGGACACGAGTAGGTGCAATCGCAAAAGCCATTAACCCTATTCACAGAAAACCACATCAAAAGGTTCAAGCAAACTTGATAACTGATAATTGTCTTGACTAGGAACAGGCAAGAACTTTGTGAGACTGAAACCTTCATATGCAGCCTAGCCACAGCCACATGAACATGGATAGAGACAATAATGGCAGCAGACTGCAACGTCCTACAAGACAAACCATCTTCACGAGAAGCACATTTCGAGACTGAAACATACttgaagaaaaaaaaaaaaaaaaaatagaatgagaaaaaaaaaaaggaggGAAACAAAGAAACTCAATCAACTTGTGCTGTAACCAAAAATAACTGAAAACTCAACTGAAAGAGCTACCTTCTAGAAAAAAGCATAGGGCGCGTGCGTCACTCAATATCTAGAAGAGATACACCCCAATCAAGCATCCACTGCTTGCTATTATTCGCTTCCATGCTTTGCAGTTTTCCGGGGTTGGTATTGAGAATTGGAAAAaatgagcttctcaagtTTCGTCTAGTCCTGGAAGAACTTGACAATCTGCTGAAGGTCACGCAGAGTAACACCATGCTTTGGGTAGCAAATGTAGATTTCCTCACCGAGAGCACCAAACTTGGACCGGAAGGTAGACTTGCGTCGCAAACCTAGGCTGTCGACGATGGATCGGTACGTAGCGGCAAGGAAGCGTGCGCGCAGACCACGAACGTGCTCGCCTGGCGTCAATCTCTCGGAGACGCCAGCGCCAAAGGTGATCTGGCCGGTGACATTAGACAGGGCGTGGCTAATGAGAACCTCGATGGAGCCGTTGACAGCACCAGGGAAGTCCAGAGCCCACTTGACCTGCCAGCCGTGGCGGGGAGCGAGCTTAGCCAGGACCACAAGAGAGACCACCTTGCCGTCCTTTCCAGCGGCGAAGTAGCGACGATGCTCCTGGTCGACCCAGGGGCGCACCTCCGTCAGGTGGACTTGTTTGCCCTTACGGGCAGCCTTCCACTCCTCGATGGCGGGGTCGGCGCGGGCGATGAAGTCGTCGTCGAGCTTGACTTCATGAATCTTGACACCTTCGCGCTCAACGCGACGCGCCTTTGCGGCAAGGCCGCTGACCTGAGCGCTGTTGTGCTTGTCATTGTCGACTCGCTGCTCCTCAATGCAGGATAAGCTCCGCCAGCGGAGCTCGGAGGCGAGGATCTTCTGAACCTCAAAGGAGACAAGCATCCAGATCGGAGTCAAGCGCAGCTCAACGGTGACATGCTTGATGAAGGCGCGAATGACTTCCTGGTACTGGTTGCGGTCGCAGAGCGGGTCGCCAGTGATCATGGCGAACTTCTGCTGCTGGACCCAGCCAACGGCGGCACCGGTCTCGTGTCGCCAGATCTGGAAGCGCTCATCAAGCCAAGACGTGTTGGTGGCATCACCATAATTGGCAATAAGCTTCTCCAGAGGTGGAAGATCATCGGCTTGGTGAAGCTTGGTGGTGTCGGCCTCAGGATGAGGCATACCGGGAGCCTTGGTAGGCAGGGACTTGGGATCGCGGTGAAAGAGGGAGGCGTAGCGAAcatcgccaagctcaagcatCCAGGAGACAATAcgctcaagaccaagaccagcgCCAGCGTGAGGGGGGACACCAAGGTCAAAGGCGATAAGGTAGTCTTCCATACCATCCTCAGACATACCAGCGGCAACCATGTTGGCTCGGAGCTCCTCAGCATTGTGAATACGCTGGCCACCAGAGCAGATCTCCTGGCCTCGGATGAAGATATCGAAGGAGCGAGTCCACTTAGGATCTTCAGGATCCTTAGCAGCGTAGAAGGGACGAGCGTTGGCAGGGAACTTGTCAAGGACGTAGTAGTCGGTGCCATACTTTTCGCGAACAAGCTGACCGAGACGGATCTCGTTGGGGGTAGACagatcctcctcctcgacatCGCGCCCATCTTCGCGGAGCATCTTGATGCCCTCCCTGAAGGGAATGATGGGAGTCTCGTCGAGCCACCTGAACTCGCTGCTTGGCCATCGCTTGCGGATAACCTCAATCTCTCGAGAGGAGTAGACGGCCTTAAAGACCTCCTTGAGGAAGATGTCGATAAGCTGAATAACCTCGTGGTAATCTGTATTGATAGCCATCTCGAGGTCCAGGCCGGTGTATTCAGTCAAGTGGCGATGAGTGTTCGAGTTCTCGGCGCGGAAGACAGGGCCGACCTCAAAGACCCGGCCAAAGTCGGCAGAGATGGACATTTGCTTGGCCAGCTGAGGGCTCTGAGCAAGGAAGGCCCGGCGGTCGAAGTAGCTAACGGGGAAGACAGCAGCGCCGCTCTCGGTGGCAGCGGGCTGAAGCTTAGGAGTGTGAATCTCCACGAAGCCATGCTCCTCGAGGGTGTTTCGGAATGCGCGTGAAACGAGGGAGCGCAGGCGGAAGAGAGCCTGGTTGGAAGGGTGTCGGAGATCGAGGATGCGTGAGGACATGCGGTTGCGCAGCGTCTCAGGGGGTTTGTAATTGCTGAAGGGCAGGTTCTGCGCGGAGTTGACAAGATGAACGGAGCAGATGTCGACCTCAATACCAGAGTGCGTCGCCGATCGGATGGGCTCTGGAGGCTGCTTCAAGACACCGCATACTTGCACCAGCGACTCAGGGCTGATCTTGCGCACCCACTTCACAAAGTCGGTATTATCGGCATCGCGAGCGAGGACGCCCTGGACAGAGTAGGTTTGGTCTCGGAGGAGTAGAAAATCGAGGACCTTGGAGAGCGGTCGTTGAGTTTCAATGCGCGCTCGGAAGGTTGCTTCTGTGCCGATAGGGAGAGAATCAAGCTGCGAAATTGTATTGATCTCGCCAGGATGTACAGGCCAGTCGGCGCTCATGCTGGTGCGACCGCTCTCAAGAGAAGTGCAGCTGCTACCGCTTGCAGCGTCTCTGGTGCTTAAGGTGTCGTCCATGTTGGACCTGGCCGAGTGGCTGTGGATCTGGACGCCGCTGTCGTGCATGTTATTGCGGATAATTTACGCTGTGGTTGCTGTGCGTCTTCTTAGTCATGTTTCGCTGTTTGGAAAGTACCAGTGGTGGCGATGGTGTTTTTGGTAGCCCAACCAATTGCTCGGTGGCCGTGTCGAGCGAGGCCTGCGATGATGTCAGACTGACCTCCGAAGCGCGCGAAGTCTATCCCCTCTATTGTATCCAAGCCTCTCGCTAGATCACTCCATAGATTAGCCAATTAAATGCACTAGTTAAAAAAAGGTAACGTAACGTGCATGATAAACGTGTGTCACAGACAAGTGAGTTTCACATGCTAATTCCCACCTAAAAACCAGATTTTTGAAATTCTTTTAAAAATGCaatttaactttaaataactaagaatttaaaataagataaataactatctgtcgcactgagcgtgcttaaagggttaaAGTGAATATAgtgagcagcagcaaaatgtgttgattgattgttctTGAGTTGTCTCTTGTGCGGGGTATTCTATCCCGCAGAGttacttaaaatatataagGCAGCTGTAGCACATCCATGATTGCTTGCATAGCGATTATAGCctgatcttttgccctgtggTTTAACGGCTTGTGCAACCGTTACAAACAGGACCTATTTCAGCTTGTTATACCCTTATTGaaaggcaattgatagggggGCATGACGAATTGATACGCGGGCATGACCCTTAGGGGGGCATGACTTTTTGTAACACCTGATTGGGCTAAATTTCGTAGACCCATAAATACCTTTGAGAAAAGGCGGTGAAGCCGGCTCTCTTAACAAGCCCAGATCTCTGCAGAAGCAACCGGACCAAGCCGGCCTATTAGAACAGCTCGCATTCGGCCGTCAAAACAAAGTATTATTTTCGATACCTATAGAATAAGGCCAATTCTATTAAGAGCAGCTATCTATGTCTCCTCTTACTACTATGGAAGGAAGAATCTCCTCGTCGCTATTAAGCAGCTCCCATTGACTCCTTCGTCTCCGAATGCTGGGTTGCGTCTTCCGTCCGCTGGCACGTCCTCCTGTAGTTCTCCCCGCTCCAAGGGTACCCGACTGGCTGCGTTTCTGGCGCTGATTTGAGCTACTGGCCTGGCTACTGGCATGTTGGCTCGCATCGAGTTCCACTCTGGCCAGAGTCGACCTGTTTAGACTACCCGGTGGTCGACCTCGCCTACGCCTTGATGGGCCCTGGCTGGCTGGTTGACTACTCTGCCGATTGCTTGCTCCGATGGCTAGCCTTGCTGGAACAGCCTGTGTGGTGTTTTTGGGCCTGCCACGGAGAGCAGTGGCAATCTTGGGGTCGAGAATCCGTCGGTATGGATCTCGAGAGGATGGCTCTCGTAGTCGCCACCGTGGATGGACCTCCCACTTAGTGAAGGGTGTGGCAGACCCTAACCTCGAGTAGACCTTGTGGCAACAAGGTATACCGAGCTCGACATAGACCGAACAGTCGTCGTTGCAGCCCCCGAGAGGCTCCGGGAACGGATTCTTACCAGTCGGCATCGCTTTGCGAGCTAAGCGATATTGCTTGTTGATCAGCCCAAGGCCCTTCGATGATATTGCTGTCCGGAGTTCGCCTAGATACTCCGAGCTAGACCCTATATACTCGCGAGCGGTGAGTACCTCGTCCGCTGCGCAGGCATCGTTGAAGTCCCGCTCTTGGTCCTTCATCATGTCCTGCATAGCTTCGACAAGTCGATACAGGTGGCTCATACCGTTTAGAAGGtagctcttgatgttgttgttgcttgctTCTGTGCCAGTGGTGACGCGGATGCCAAAGTTGCGATACTTGCGGATGAAACAGCGTGCCCACTGGGCCCTTACAGGCATGTAGGTTCCATGGAGATACCGCAGGATAGCCCGCTGGTCATCAAATTCCCTACAGAGGTTTCTCCACGCCTTCTCGTGAGCGTCCTCAGTCTCGGCAAACAAGACGAGCTTCCACATCATGAGAACCCCTCGATAGCTATGAGGGATGTCCTCAGATGTCGGCGCGTGGACTAACTGTCGGTCTTTCGGGCTAAGCTCAGCCCGTACCTGTGGAGTAGACTTATCCTCGTCGCTGCTGTCGGGACTACTGCTACTACTGCGGCCCTTGACCCACTTTTGCTTTGATTTGAGCAGGACGTTCGAATTGATGTGGTGGATACAGAGCTGCTGCTGTACATCAGGGAACTGATCATTCAGGGCGGCCTTCATCTGATCGTCGAAGTCGGTAACGATGACGTCCGGTTGGCAAATGGAGTGCTGCTCTGCCAGTTGTCGAATACTCTCAGAGAGGAATTGGAACCCCTCCCGTCTCTCGTTGTCGATCAGACCGAAAGCCGCATTGAAGACAGAACCAAGGCAAGTCTGTCCTGTTGCCTGGAATAACGGAAGCTTGAAGCGGTTGGTGTTGTATGTgttgtcgaagctgatgacctCGGGAAACCGCTTCCACATCTGGAGACAGTAGGAAAAGATCCAGACAAGGCCAACGAGGCGGCTTGGCTCATCATCCGCCCACTTAACGACGTAAGGAACGTCCATCTCATCAAATAGCTTGATCAGTGCTGCAGTGGGAGTGTAGCCATTCAACTTGTCTCGATTGATGAGAGCCCGGGCGTTATAGATGTCCCTCTGGGTGAAGGTTGATTCGGGGTGTTGCTCTTGGACCACAGCCCGTACGTCACGGGCCCGGATACCGACCCGACGGCTTGTCGACTCAATGGTTGCCCTGATGGGTGTAGTCAGCCGTCTATGGGAAGGGTGCGCAGACGGTCTAATACTACGCCCATGGTTGTGTTGACTGTGTTCCGGGTTTGGGTGTTGTCGTAGGAGCCACTCGCCCTCTTCTAGAGCCTCGGCTATCACCATCCACTTGCATCCGCACTTCCGGGACTTCCGTTGCCGAAGACCTGCACCTCTGCTAGGCCGTGGTTCTCCGTATCTGTCACATTGGAAAGAATATCTCATCCTCCGACCGTTATATGAGTAGGCGTTCCGTCGGACAATACCAAAGCCACTCTCTTTCGCAAAGGTGTTTATCAAGTCAAATAGAGCTTCGGCTGACGGCGCTGGGTCGCCTGGGATCGGTGGGTTCGGGATCGGGTCGGGGGCAGGGGACGAGGAAAttcgaagaggagaagatctgATCTTTTGATACTGCTTGGGTGGACGGCTCTCGGGGCGGTGAGTAGGGAGGAGGCGATTCAAGCGCATCTGAACTGAGTGGCGAGTAACCCCATTTCTCTCGCCATTGGCGTACTCGCTCGTATGACCGAGCGAGCTCGAGGGTAAGCTTCCGATCCGTCCCAATCACTTCTCGTACTAGCTTCAGGGCAGATTGAAACTCGGCCTTTGTGGGTGACGATTGCTCCCGTGCTGATTGAGGCGGAGAGGAGGAAGGTAGTGGGTCGGTTTCTGGCCCTGGTATAGGGATTCTGACTCGCTGCTGCCGTCTTCCTTGGGTTAGGAAGTCATTCGAAAGGTGTATCTCGTCATCGAAACGGAGCTCCCATGGTGGCTCATGAAGCCCTTGCGATCCATGGGGCTGTGGAGCGGTTGAAAAGGTCTGTGGATAAGATGTGAAGAGATTTCCGAGTGTATCTTCGTCGCCGACTCCGTAATATTGGCTGATACTTGTTCCAATGCTACTCGCTGAGCGAGGTCTATTCGCGAGTAACGGCGGGCTGAACCTGGATTGTCGGCTCTGCCGCCGTCGTTTTCGGGCGTGCAATTGATCGCTAGGACTAGGACTGCGAGTTCGGCATCTCGGATTGCTCTCTGAGCTGGAAGGAGGCTCAGATTGGGACGTGGTGAAGGTTCTAATCATCGAGGATTGAGAGACTCAGGAGTGGATAGCTTGCTGATGGAGAGAAAACTTGATGGCGTCGCATTGGTTACCAATGTAAGATTAAGGGCGAGCTAAGCTCGAGGTGTCGGATACGAGGGTGGTAAGTCAAGATGAATGATGATTTCAAGATAAAGAACAGATTATTGATTGATTCATCCCTGTCccctcgtcttcttcgtcctcattATATTTGACGAGGAGAGGCTACGATACTAGACCTGCCGAACCTGCAACAGATCTGTAACACCTCTCTGACTCTTGTGGTGCACTCGTGTGACAATCTGGGAGAGGCATATGCAACACGAGGTACTTAGGAAGCTCTGACAGAATTCTGCCGACACTAACAAAAACGAAATTGACGAATCAGGTGTTACAAAAAGTCATGCCCCCCTAAGGATCATGCCCGCGTATCAATTCGTCATGCccccctatcaattgccaTTATAAAATgcactgtattttaaggttttttatataagttaaaatagcAAAAAATCTTcaaaaaatataatttaataaagctagctatactattataagaaatatttttattagatttttagctattagatttttagctattttatcTATAGCTTAAAAGTGttatagggtaggctatttttagTTATACAGTGCAGTGGAGCACTCGCTTATCTGGAGCAttcgcttatcaaccacgttacGTATTAATTATTCATAGTTTTGATAAACGCAACGGTTAACTTACTAGTATACATTTATGACGTCAGACGTCACTAGTGCGCCATGAGAAATCTCAAGatttatttatctctttGGGTGGCACAAGGCATCAGGGAGGTCACGACTAGGGTCGGGGGCCAATCAAAATGATCGCGACGATCGGTACATTCTACCCACACCTAAATTGGCgtgtgatagaagtaccaacAGTCAGCATTGTTACAAATCGCTACATCACATACTTTGCAACCATACCTAGTCTTCTGGCACCCCTGATTTCCTGATATCGGCTCGAGATAGCCTCCTTTTTCCTTCCTTTTTTTAAAGGGTCGAGGCTGCCCTTGCCGGCAGCCCTTGCAAGCTAGGCAAGGCGAATAGCTGCCTCGGCggacatgattgatatctctttgtAGGTGATTTTGCCGTGCTTCTATATCCTCgatgtcttcttccttccctGACcggcttctcttccttgtgCCGCCTTCAGCAGCATACGTGTTGAAAATCGCGTTGCAGATGCATTCCTTCCAAGCTTGTAGCGTGCCGTAGGTCTTCCAACGAGGGTGCCGGGTCTTCTTTTgtaaaatgaagctattcgcaagtgCGACTTCGAGGAGGAAGCTTTTAAGTAACGCCTGCCACGGACCACGGCGGAATCGATGCTCATATGTTGTATAGGACCTTATCTGATCGCCGCGGTCCACGTGATTTATTTCATCGTTATACTGAGCAGCAACAGTAGGTATAGGGATCATTTTGAAGCTATTCCTGTTAAAAAGGCGCTGCAGCTGTTGTGCCTCTGCCTTCGTGCCTCTCTTAGCCGGcagcttcctcttttttAGTGTGTGCTCGTGAGGGGCGCCAGTGTGCACAGTTGAAATGAAGAGCACCACGCTGCTAT
The Fusarium oxysporum f. sp. lycopersici 4287 chromosome 15, whole genome shotgun sequence DNA segment above includes these coding regions:
- a CDS encoding hypothetical protein (At least one base has a quality score < 10), whose translation is MAAVLPSDDNGYFAASGLRRSLSHSNFISSISSYSTTSHLSEHYKPASKTSAESNSSSAPSSPRTVHADSADLSYASTPATNPSIVSGYDGTIGLIESPADHFMFPSFAQERLYAHPEIRPDIHYDDNPEPSPSPRTGDSYTVSPAEHEASEEACDDTSISETPEHEKSEHAEDDTAVSSRPSRQVDYLSNEWREEDIWSSWRYVVTWRKEFPNSARLENASWRAWMKTKNNLKTISPESLNWLKDCDVTWLYGPLQSGPKNLHPTDIESSSVSLSKADSLINLNKKPILKKRSMYEVMLQRSLSTASLLEQATAAVKAQKTRGILQLHLGRSSTDYFACPFASYRLGGEKSSVAPSVKSSRIISSSFEQKHVHFNEQVEQCIAVEAKYDKDMVDDHYGFDSDLDDGVMIKRVKTKKRPISRHKTLKSKPAAEGKTIAMLPSTTLKYRENTPEPRQTAMKHSRSPLKSPYYSKETLRSAKKSGRSVFGEEDNDGSLDNALLSPRSGRASPPNADTNGDLSRSISQDSLCKEPPGMRRTPSGMFMPYLESEIQSGDCVFGRVIDTVNTARDIAHVIWNVGWKK
- a CDS encoding aspartyl-tRNA synthetase, whose translation is MHDSGVQIHSHSARSNMDDTLSTRDAASGSSCTSLESGRTSMSADWPVHPGEINTISQLDSLPIGTEATFRARIETQRPLSKVLDFLLLRDQTYSVQGVLARDADNTDFVKWVRKISPESLVQVCGVLKQPPEPIRSATHSGIEVDICSVHLVNSAQNLPFSNYKPPETLRNRMSSRILDLRHPSNQALFRLRSLVSRAFRNTLEEHGFVEIHTPKLQPAATESGAAVFPVSYFDRRAFLAQSPQLAKQMSISADFGRVFEVGPVFRAENSNTHRHLTEYTGLDLEMAINTDYHEVIQLIDIFLKEVFKAVYSSREIEVIRKRWPSSEFRWLDETPIIPFREGIKMLREDGRDVEEEDLSTPNEIRLGQLVREKYGTDYYVLDKFPANARPFYAAKDPEDPKWTRSFDIFIRGQEICSGGQRIHNAEELRANMVAAGMSEDGMEDYLIAFDLGVPPHAGAGLGLERIVSWMLELGDVRYASLFHRDPKSLPTKAPGMPHPEADTTKLHQADDLPPLEKLIANYGDATNTSWLDERFQIWRHETGAAVGWVQQQKFAMITGDPLCDRNQYQEVIRAFIKHVTVELRLTPIWMLVSFEVQKILASELRWRSLSCIEEQRVDNDKHNSAQVSGLAAKARRVEREGVKIHEVKLDDDFIARADPAIEEWKAARKGKQVHLTEVRPWVDQEHRRYFAAGKDGKVVSLVVLAKLAPRHGWQVKWALDFPGAVNGSIEVLISHALSNVTGQITFGAGVSERLTPGEHVRGLRARFLAATYRSIVDSLGLRRKSTFRSKFGALGEEIYICYPKHGVTLRDLQQIVKFFQD